A part of Rhizobium etli CFN 42 genomic DNA contains:
- a CDS encoding IS630-like element ISRel6 family transposase (programmed frameshift): MTRPYSNDLRERVIAAVVDGQSCRVVAERFNIAISSVVKWSQRYRATGSVSPGKMGGHRRRVLEPHRAFIVEQIEQTSHLTLHRLKDELAARGVSVSHNAIWQFMRREGLSFKKTLFALEQGRADIARRRARWKAWQDRFDPKRLVFIDETWIRTNMAPLRGWGPRGKRLRGFAPHGRWRTLTFLGALRCDKLTAPCVFDGPINGECFHAYVRQQLIPTLKPGDIVILDNLGSHKAKAIRDAIRAVGARLWFLPKYSPDLNPIEQAFAKIKHWMRQAQKRTIEETWRYLGILADTIKPEECANYFSNAGYASVKT, encoded by the exons ATGACGCGACCCTATTCGAATGATCTTCGCGAGCGAGTCATTGCAGCGGTTGTGGACGGTCAGAGCTGCCGGGTGGTGGCGGAGCGGTTCAACATAGCTATCTCATCCGTGGTGAAGTGGTCGCAGCGTTATCGGGCCACCGGTAGTGTGTCGCCCGGTAAGATGGGCGGCCATCGCCGACGTGTGCTGGAGCCGCACCGCGCCTTCATTGTCGAGCAGATCGAGCAGACATCACATCTGACGCTACATCGGCTGAAGGATGAGTTAGCCGCCCGCGGTGTGAGCGTCTCCCACAATGCCATCTGGCAATTCATGCGCCGCGAGGGCTTGAGCTTT AAAAAAACGCTGTTCGCCCTTGAGCAGGGCCGCGCCGACATTGCCCGCCGCAGAGCTCGCTGGAAAGCCTGGCAAGACCGCTTCGATCCGAAGCGGCTCGTCTTTATTGACGAGACCTGGATCCGCACCAACATGGCGCCGTTACGCGGCTGGGGGCCGAGGGGCAAAAGATTACGCGGCTTTGCCCCGCATGGCCGCTGGCGCACCCTCACCTTCCTCGGCGCCCTACGCTGCGACAAGCTCACTGCACCCTGCGTCTTCGACGGTCCCATCAATGGCGAATGCTTTCACGCCTATGTCCGCCAGCAGTTGATCCCGACCCTCAAACCTGGCGACATCGTCATCCTCGATAATCTCGGCTCTCACAAAGCCAAGGCCATCCGCGATGCCATCAGGGCCGTCGGCGCCAGGCTCTGGTTCCTGCCGAAATATTCCCCCGACCTTAACCCGATCGAGCAGGCCTTCGCCAAGATCAAGCACTGGATGCGCCAGGCCCAAAAGCGAACCATCGAGGAAACCTGGCGCTATCTGGGCATACTCGCCGACACTATCAAGCCAGAGGAATGCGCCAACTACTTCTCAAATGCTGGCTACGCTTCCGTCAAAACATGA
- a CDS encoding HAMP domain-containing methyl-accepting chemotaxis protein, giving the protein MPKSIRLALSLIFVLLSLLAAGQGIVSIVKLLSIRSNISEVASNWLPSIDVINRINTITADYRILQFRLVTNSSDSTSLAHNITTFRQKMEDLANARGEYEPMVTSGEERQAYDAFSALWTQYQEDGERIVKLMQAGKKDEAFALLTSDATTKLYNDSGALLDQDVAVNKRGGVAAVGNTMGAVSSTVLVTILAMALATTTGIIALLYCIRKITDPISRLTTTMGVLADGNLDTEVPFAMRADEIGKMSRAVEVFKQNSIKARDLNAQEAALQAKSADLQSSIAEVVSAAVAGDFTHRITKKYGDAALDRFAGSVNELVTSVDRGIAETRRVISALADGDLTENMCGEFQGAFGELKSNVNATMAALRSVLGEVRSAVDTINGGAGEMRIASGDLSKRTEQQAAALEETSSALEEITVAVKSSTERATEASHMVDEARRSTEQSSAVVKDAVAAMGRIEQASDEIGQIINVIDEIAFQTNLLALNAGVEAARAGDAGKGFAVVAQEVRELAQRSATAAKDIKALINRSGDEVKTGVRLVTATGDALGLIRGHVIKVNEHVHTISTAAREQSTGLAEVSTAVNQMDQTTQQNAAMVEESTAATNRLADEASNLARLIARFRLDGSTVVRRVAHQNGKPAASPARALSQKLAGAFGGRTTAAVATKEWEEF; this is encoded by the coding sequence ATGCCCAAGTCCATTAGACTCGCTTTATCTTTGATATTTGTTCTGCTCTCTCTTCTCGCGGCGGGCCAGGGCATCGTGAGTATCGTCAAGCTGCTGTCCATTAGGAGCAATATATCCGAAGTTGCCAGCAACTGGCTGCCATCGATCGATGTGATAAATCGGATCAATACGATCACCGCGGACTACCGCATCCTGCAGTTCAGGCTGGTGACAAACTCATCAGATTCGACGAGCCTTGCGCATAATATCACCACCTTCCGCCAGAAGATGGAGGATCTCGCGAATGCCCGTGGTGAATATGAGCCGATGGTGACATCCGGCGAGGAGCGTCAGGCCTATGACGCGTTCTCCGCTTTGTGGACGCAATATCAGGAGGATGGCGAGCGGATTGTTAAACTAATGCAGGCAGGCAAGAAGGATGAAGCATTTGCTCTTCTAACGAGTGACGCCACGACGAAACTGTATAATGATAGCGGAGCGCTCCTTGACCAGGATGTCGCAGTTAACAAGCGTGGTGGAGTCGCGGCCGTCGGAAACACGATGGGCGCCGTTTCATCGACGGTTTTGGTCACCATTCTTGCCATGGCGCTGGCAACTACGACGGGCATTATAGCCCTGCTTTACTGCATCCGGAAGATTACCGATCCGATCTCGCGGTTGACTACCACGATGGGCGTACTGGCAGATGGTAATCTCGACACTGAGGTTCCTTTCGCAATGCGCGCCGACGAAATCGGCAAGATGTCGAGAGCCGTTGAGGTATTCAAGCAAAACAGCATCAAGGCCCGCGATCTGAACGCGCAGGAGGCCGCGTTGCAGGCCAAGAGCGCCGACTTGCAGTCGAGCATTGCCGAGGTGGTGTCAGCCGCCGTAGCCGGTGACTTCACCCATCGCATCACCAAGAAATACGGCGATGCGGCTCTCGACCGTTTTGCAGGAAGCGTCAACGAGCTGGTCACCTCTGTTGACCGGGGCATCGCCGAAACTCGCCGAGTTATCTCAGCGCTTGCCGATGGGGATCTGACGGAAAACATGTGCGGCGAGTTTCAGGGAGCCTTTGGTGAACTGAAGAGTAATGTCAACGCCACCATGGCAGCCCTTCGATCCGTATTAGGCGAGGTTCGCTCCGCCGTCGACACGATCAACGGCGGAGCCGGCGAGATGCGCATCGCCTCAGGCGACCTTTCAAAGCGCACGGAACAGCAAGCCGCGGCCCTGGAGGAGACCTCTTCGGCGCTTGAGGAAATCACGGTGGCGGTAAAAAGCTCGACAGAAAGAGCCACGGAAGCCAGCCATATGGTCGATGAGGCACGCAGAAGCACCGAGCAGTCGAGCGCGGTTGTCAAAGACGCGGTCGCCGCCATGGGCCGCATCGAGCAGGCCTCGGATGAAATCGGCCAGATCATTAACGTCATTGACGAGATCGCCTTCCAGACCAATCTTTTGGCCCTTAACGCCGGCGTCGAGGCGGCGCGTGCGGGTGACGCTGGAAAGGGTTTCGCCGTTGTGGCTCAGGAGGTGCGTGAACTGGCACAGCGCTCCGCCACTGCCGCCAAGGATATCAAGGCGCTGATCAACCGGTCCGGCGACGAGGTCAAAACTGGGGTCAGGCTGGTAACGGCCACAGGCGATGCCCTTGGTCTAATCCGAGGCCACGTGATCAAGGTGAACGAGCACGTTCATACGATCTCGACGGCGGCACGAGAGCAATCGACCGGGCTGGCGGAAGTCAGCACTGCGGTCAACCAGATGGATCAGACGACCCAGCAGAATGCGGCGATGGTGGAAGAATCGACGGCGGCCACCAACCGGTTGGCGGATGAGGCTTCCAATCTG